The segment CGTCACGGACTACTCTGACGGCAACAGCATGGGCTGTTTCGACCTTGAGGACCTGAAGTGGTCAGACCGGATCCTGGAGGCAAGCGGCATCGACCCGGAAAAGCTGCCGAATCTGCAGCCGTCGACCTATGTTGCGGGTAGTGTGACCGAAGAGGCGGCCAAGGCGACCGGCATGGCGCCGGGTACGAAAGTCGTCATCGGTGCCGGCGACGGCGTCACGGCAAACATCGGTGCAGGTTCGGTGGAGGAAGGGAAAACGTATTGTTCCTTAGGCACATCCGCGTGGGTGACGACGACCGCCAAGAAGCCGATTTTCGATCCGGAGATGCGGACGGTCACGTGGGCGCACGCCATCCCGGGCTACTACGCGCCGAACGGCACGATGCAGTATGCCGGCGGGGCGTTCAACTGGATGAAAGAGACGGTCTGTACGGGCGAGCGGGAAGCGGCCGGACGGGGCGGAAAGTCGGTCTATGATTTGATCAATGAGCAGGTCGAACTGGCACCGCCGGGCTCGAACGGGCTCTTGTTTCTGCCATACCTGTTGGGTGAACGTGCACCGCGCTGGGATACGGCGTCGAAGGGATCTTATATCGGTATCACATCCGAGACGACCCGTGCGGATCTGCTCCGAAGTGTCATCGAAGGGGTCACTTACAATCTTGGCATCATCCTCGACATTCTCCAGCAGCACATGGACATCCATGAGGTCATCATCATCGGCGGCGGGGCGAAGAGCCAGGCATGGCTCCGGATCATGGCGGATGTGTTCGCGATCCCGGTGAAGGTGCCGACCATCCTCGACGAGGCCAGCTCCATGGGTGCGGCGATCATCGGCGGGGTCGGCGCCGGACTGTTCGAGGACTTCCACGTCGTCGATCGGTTCCTTAAGATCGAACGGTCGCAGCAGCCAAATCCGGAAAACAAAGCGGTTTATGAAGAGGCGAAGCGGCGGTTCAACGATTTCTATTTCGCTCTCAGGACGGTCTTCGAAAGACACCAGGCGGAAGGGGCTGTAAACTGATGGCTCTTGGGACAAGTCGACAGATCCTGCAGCACGCGCGTGAACACGGGTATGCGGTGTGCGCATTCAATGTGGAAAACATGGAAATGGTCCAGGCGGTTGTTGGGGCGGCGGAGGAGACTGACTCCCCGGTCATCATCCAGACGTCGGCGAATACGGTGAAGTACGCGCATATGGACTATTACTACGGGATGGTCCGGGCGGCCATGAAGCATGCGACGGTGCCGGTTGCCCTGCATCTCGATCACGGCGACGGGACAGAACTTGCCCTGAAGGCGATTCGGGCCGGCTATACGTCGGTTATGATCGATGGGTCAAAGCAGCCCTTCGAGGAGAATCTTCGCCAGACGAAGGCGGTCGTAGACCTGAGCCGGCCGGTCGGGGTC is part of the Kroppenstedtia eburnea genome and harbors:
- the xylB gene encoding xylulokinase, which translates into the protein MGQYILAHDLGTSGNKASLFSTDGKLVGSHIVSYDTHFFNEKWVEQDPEDWWEAVCLSTKQLIEEIGIYPEEIQVVSFSGQMMGCLCVDKNGKPLRDSIIWADQRATKQVKDLETHLTQEEFYRIVGHRNTPSYGIQKLMWIRDNEPDIYEKTHKVLNAKDYIVFKLTGAFVTDYSDGNSMGCFDLEDLKWSDRILEASGIDPEKLPNLQPSTYVAGSVTEEAAKATGMAPGTKVVIGAGDGVTANIGAGSVEEGKTYCSLGTSAWVTTTAKKPIFDPEMRTVTWAHAIPGYYAPNGTMQYAGGAFNWMKETVCTGEREAAGRGGKSVYDLINEQVELAPPGSNGLLFLPYLLGERAPRWDTASKGSYIGITSETTRADLLRSVIEGVTYNLGIILDILQQHMDIHEVIIIGGGAKSQAWLRIMADVFAIPVKVPTILDEASSMGAAIIGGVGAGLFEDFHVVDRFLKIERSQQPNPENKAVYEEAKRRFNDFYFALRTVFERHQAEGAVN